GTAATATGTTATTTCCTCTTATTTAAGCAGGGCTTTTTGTTCCCCTGGACCTCAGTTTTCTTTTTATCATTATCTTTCACTTGAAATAAGAATAGCCTTTTGGCTTTGGTGTTGATTTTGTTTCCAAATAATATGTTTGTAATTTGTTTGGCCGATTGGGACATTATTTGGAAATCAGAGCGCTAGGTAATGGCCGATCGTAATCAGCGTGGAAGACCCCGTAGGGCAGCAACTCATAGAAACGCCAATCGAGGCAATGATGTTGATCCACGTGACGTGGAGATTGACCGATTACAAAGACGAATTGTTGAGTTGGAACTTCAACATGAGTATGAAGAGAGTGAGTCTGATCAAACATACCAACCGTCCGAGGAAGCGAATCCGTTTGCTAACATTCTGAGGGGTTTTCACAGAGGGTACCAAGAAGATCCTTTGCGCAATATTGGCATGAAAGTGGAGATCCCAGAATTTTCGGGGACAGTTCATCCAAACGACTTTCTAGACTGGTTGAGCACGGTAGAAAGAGTTTTCGACATCAAAGATATTCCAGAACATTTGAAGGTTAAGTTGGTAGCCATTAAGCTCCGGAAACATGCATCCTTGTGGTGGGATCATACAAAAAAAACAGCGAAATCTGGCTCGAAAATCTAAAGTGGAGACATGGGACAAGATGAAGAAATTGTTGAGGCGAAAGTTCTTGCCCGCAAAccatatgcaagaatcttttcttgaCTACCACAATTTACAACAGCGTTCGTTGAGTGTTGAAGAGTTAATACATGAATTTGATAAATTGCGCATGCGATGTGATGTTATCGAGGAGGAGGAACAAATCATAGCTCGGTTTTTAGGAACTCTCAAACCAGAAATTGCTGATGTGGTAAGTCTACGGCCTTATTTGACGTATGAAGATGTTTGTAGGTTGGCACTCAAGGTGGAAAAACAACAAAGTAAGGGTAAATCAAATATGACATTTGGACGTGGCAATATCAACCCGAAACCAAACCCTATCGTGATTGATAAAGGAAAGGGGAACAATccgtaaaagtgtcaacacaaggaGGTAACATTCGAGCTCCCAGGTGTTTTAAGTGTCAAGGATTGGGTCACTATGCTCGTGAGTGCCCAAATCAGCGCATTGTTACCCTTTGGGATGATTCATCTGCTCCAGTTTATGATACAGAAGAGGATTATGAGAACACAACAACTCCTCAGTACGAAGAAAGTGAAGTAGTCTACCCAGATAAAGGAGAGTTACTAGTGATTCGACGGGCTCTCAGTACATCTGTTGTTCACAATACCGATGATTACTCTTGGTTAAGGAATAATATTTTTCACACGCAGGTAACGGCGAAAGGGAAAGTCTGTAGTATGATTATTGATGGGGGAGCTGCGAGAACGTGGTTTCAACTGAGATGGTTGACAAACTGGGATCGAAGGCTGGAGACCACCCAGAACCGTACAAATTGACTTGGCTGAAAAAAGGAAACCATGTAACCATTAATAAAAGGTGTTTAGTACAGTTTTTGATTGGGAGAAAATATAGTGATGAGGTGTGGTGCGAGGTTATCCCGATGAATGCTTGCCACATTCTGTTGGGATGTCCGTGGCAGTTTGACAGGAAGACCAAGCATGATGGATACCGCAACACGTATTCTTTTTACAAGGACGGGGTTCACGTTACTTTAGCACCACTTGACACccgacaaaagtcaacaaaaaaacCCAACCTTTTCCTAAATAGATCTGATATTATGGCAGCGAGAAAAACTACATCTATAGTATTCATGCTAGTTATTACAGAAGAGAATTCTGTAGTGAATGACATACCTGATGAAGTAGTACCCCTTATGGAAGAATTCTCAAATGTTTTTCCAAATGAGATCCCTCCTGGGCTACCGTTGATGCGTGATATCCACCACTGTATAGACTTTATACCGGGATCTACCATTCCTAATAAACCCGCTTATCGAATGAATCCCACCGAGTTTGAGGAGTTGCAATGACAAGTAACAGAGTTGTTAGAAAAGGGTCTCATACGAGAGAACAAGAGTCCATGTGCGGTCCCTGCATTGTTAGTGCCGAAACATGGAGGCAccttccgcatgtgtattgatAGTCGTGCGGTTAACAAAATCATCATAAAATATCGTTTTCCTATTCCACGTTTTGATGATTTATTGTATCAGTTGTATGGCGCAAAagttttttctaaaattgacttgagAAGTGGTTACCACCAGATTCGCATGCGACCAGGAGATGAGTGGAAAACCGCTTTTAAAACACGTGATGGATTATACGAGTGGATGGTGATGCCATTCGGGCTTTCGAACGTGCCGAGCACGTTCATGCGCCTGATGAATCAAGTGTTTAAAGATTTTATCAGGAAGTTTGTAGTCGTATATTTTGATGACATTTTGGTATTCAGTCTCACCGTGGATGAACATCTCACACACTTACGCCAGGTGTTCACCGTTTTGCATGATCAGAGGCTATATGCTAATGCTAAGAAGTGTCACTTTCTTGCATCAGAAATTACCTTTTTAGGGTACATCATTTCGGGAGGTGGTATCAGGATGGACCCTGCCAAGATTAACGCCATTCTTGATTGGCCGATACCAACGAATCTCCATGACATTCGGAGCTTCCACGGGCTTGCCTCTTTTTATCGGAGATTTATAAAAAACTTTAGCATGATTATTACTCTCGTTACCGAATGTATGAAGGCTGGGAAGTTCTCGTGGTCTATTGACGCCACcgatgcatttaatgacttaaaggcTAAGGTAACTCAAGCCCCTGTCCTAGCATTACCTAATTTTTCTTACATTTTCTAGGTTGAGTGTGATGCATCGGGTGTTGGAATCGGTGGTGTCTTGAGCCAAAATAAGCGACCGATGGCTTATTTTAGTGAGAAGCTAAACGAAGTGAGGCGTAAATACTCCACTTATGATCGCGAGTTTTATGCCATTGTCTGCACGCTAGAGACTTGGCGACATTACTTGTTACCCGCTGAATTCATATTGTACTTGGATCATGAGTCTTTAAAGTACATTCAAGGCCAACATAAACTAAGTCCTCGACATGCGAAGTGGGTAGAAATATTGCAAGCCTATTCGTTTGTGATTAAGCATAAAGTAGGGGCGCAAAACCAAGTagctgatgcccttagtcgaagACATGCGTTATTGTCAACAATGCAACACCATGTGCGAGGGTTTGATACATGGAAGTCTTTGTACAGGGACGATCCAGATTTTAAAGATATATGGTCCAAATGCTCGCATGGAACTTTCTCTCTTTTTTATATCTATGATGGGTTTCTTTTTCGAGATATGCGTTTATGTATTCCACATAGTTCCTTACATGATGCTATCATTGTGGAAAGCCATGGTGGGGGCCTTGCTGGCCATTTTGGAATGAGAAAGACTTTGTCTTTAATTACAAACCGTTTTTACTGGCCACGTATGGTTCATGATGTTCATCGAGTGGTCGTTAGATGTCGAGTTTGTCATATCGCGAAAACGCATGGGAGTAATGCCGGGTTATATATGCCTTTACCTGTACCACATGCTCCATGGGAGGATGTTAGTTTAGATTTTGTGCTTGGGTTACCTCGGACCCAACAACATAAAGATTCAGTTATGTGCGAAGACATTTGATGCTAGTCAGGTCGCCCATTTGTATTTCACAGAGATAGTTAAGTTGCATGGAATTCCGAAAACATTAACATCCGACCGTGATGTGAAATTTATCAGTCATTTTTGGAGGACTTTATGGACGCGTATGGGTTCCAAGCTACACTTTAGTAGTTCACACcatccacaaacggatggtcaaaccgaagttGTCAACAGGAGCTTGGGAAATCGGATGCGAAGTTTGGTGGGGGAACACCCTAAACAGTGGGACTTAACTTTGGCTCAAGCAGAATTCACTTTTAATAGCTCAGTTAACCGGACAACAGGTAAAAGCCCCTTTGAAGTCATGTATGGTAGCAACCCTTTGACTCCACTTGACTTATTACCAGGACCTGTTTCTAATTCTGATCAAAGTGAGGGATATGCTCAAGCTGAGAAAATTAAATCCTTGCATCAACTAATGTGTAGCAAGCACAAGCCAACAAACACAGGAAACGGGTTGTATATGAAGTGGGAGATTTAGTTTGGATACATTTGAGGAAGGAGCGTTTCCCTGCCGGAAGATTTGGTAAACTCAAGCCTAGAGCTTATGGTCCCTTTCGAGTTTTGGATCGTATCAATGACAATGCGTACTAGATCGAACTACCTGGTCACTACAATGTATCGGGAACTTTTAATGTTGCTGACTTGTCACCGTACCAGGGTGATAGTGTTGATGATCTAGACTCGAGGTCGAGTCTTTCTGAAGAAGAGGAGGATGATGTAGATCCAGCCCAACTCGCAAACCAGCCCACAGCTTTATTTGATTATTTGGTGGGAATTGAAGATGGATCCAGAAAGAAAAAGAAGGGCAGAAGCTAAAGAAGTAATACTGGAATTTGATAAGTCTATTTAATAAAAGAAgtaatactcgaatttgataagtcTATGTAATATGTTATTTCCTCTTATTTAAGCAGGGCTTTTTGTTCCCCTGGAACtcagttttttttttatcattatctttCACTTGAAATAAGAATAGCCTTTTGGCTTTGGTGTTGATTTTGTTTCCAAATTATATGTTTGTTATTTGTTCAGCCGATTGGGACATTACAGCATGTTTCAGCAACAACATTGGCTACACCCTGATATTCAGCCTCGGCACTAGATCTCGAGATAACCTCATGATGCTTCGAGGACCATGATAATAGATTGTCACAAAGGAAAACACAATAGCCAGATGTGGAGCGATGTGTCGTGGGGCACCCATCCCAATCAGCATCAGAATATGCAACAAGGCCATCTGTGGATGAGACATGTATCTGTAACCCATGATCAAGTGTGCCACGAAGGTAGCGCAAAATGCATTTTAGAGCAAGAAAATGTGGCTCCCGTGGGTCATGCATGAAAAGACAAATCTGTTGAACAACATAGGATATGTCAGGTCGAGTGAACGTGAGATACTGAAGAGCACCTGCAAAACTCCTATACAAGGTGGGATCAGCATTAGGTGGACCGGTGTCGTCTAATTTGGACATTGTGTCGGTAGGCGTGCGACAAGGTTTGCCATGTACCATATCTACACGTTTTAAGATGTATATAGAATAATTCTTCCGAGAAAGAAACATGCCTGTAGAGCTGCAAGTGGCTGAAATGCCAAGAAAATAGTTAAGGTCCCCTAAATCAGTCATAGAAAACTCTCTACTAAGCTGACCAATGATGGTCTGTAGCAGCGAAGTGGACGATGCAGTaagaataatgtcatcaacatatagaagaAGGTATGATGTAGAGGACCCGTGATGATATACAAATAAAGACGAGTCACATCGACTCCGCTGAAAACCCTGTGTTAGAACAAAATCAACAAACCGCTAGTACCTAGCGTGTGGTGCCTGTTTCAGGCCATATAAATAGCGCTGCAAGTGGTAAACATAGTCAGGAAATCTAGTATCTCGGTATCTAGGTGGTTGATGCATGTAAACAGTCTCTAGTAAGTCACCATGAAGAAAAGCATTCTTTACATCAAGCTAATGAATGGGCCAGTGTCGGGAGACAGCCAAACTTAACACAGTACAAATGGTGGCCGGTTTGACAACTGGACTGAAAGTCCCATCACAATCAATGCCAATCTGCTGGCTCTTTCCATTAGCAACTAACCTGGCTTTGTAACGAGCCATGGAACCATCAGCATTAAACTTCTGCTTAAATAACCACATACATCAGACCACATTAGCCCCGGGAGGGCATGAAAGAAGTACCCAAGTGCCATTAGAAATAAGAGCATGATATTCCTCATCCATGGCTTTGTGCCAGTGAGGGTCCTTAAGAGCCTGTAAGTAAGACTGGCCACTGATGGTGAGGTAGTAGTATGTAAGTTAAGTCGGGTTATGGGTTTAGTTATCCCATGTTTGCCACGAGTGATCATGGGTGTTAGAAGGTGTCGGAGATGGTGAGGTGGCTGGAGGTATGGTAGGGGAATTTGTAGTGGAGGTAAGTGGAGGTGTGTCACTCTGTGATGAGGAGGCCGCGTTCGAGGACAGAACTGGAGAGACAGGCTGAAATGCTGGACGTAATGAAGGGGAAGGATCTTCTAAAAAGTCATATGATGGAGAGTTAGTTGGAGTAATCGAGCCAAAAGGGAAAACAGTTTCGTTAAATACGACCTGACgagagatgatgattttatgattggaTATGTTAAGACAACAGAAACCACGATGGTTTGACGGATAATCGAGGAATATACATGGTGTGGATCGTTAGGCGAGTTTATGGGGAGTGGTTAGGTGGGGGAAAGGCGATAATGATGGGTGTCATTTTGAATGGTCGAAGATGGTAGGATGTTGAGTAGATGGGTGGACATATGGAGAGCCTTCGCCTAATATGTAGGAGGAAGACAAGCATGAAATAAAAGTGTACGGATAGTGTTGTTAATAGTGCGCAACATTCGTTCAGATTTTCCGTTTTGTTGAGATGTGTGTGGGCATAAAAAACGAAAAAAGGATACCATTTTTGGCAAAGAAGTCATGAAATGTGTTGTTATCATACTCACCACCATTATCACACTGAAAAGATTTTATAGTACATTTAAATTGATTTTGAACATTTTATGTGAAATGTAAAAACTTGTCAAAAACGTCAGATTTGTGTCGCAATGGATAAACCCACAAATAATGTGTATAATGATCAAGAAAGATGACATAATATTTAAAATCACTCATGCTAGTAATAGGAGAAGTCCAAACATCAAACTTTAGAATGTATAATTGTTGAGACCCCAAAGTAAttgaggatttaattatgacaaaacagaatttaTTGGCACTAAAATATTATTTGCAGCcaacacaagtttgtttatgtatagacaacaaatattgctatgtcaagtgtttagtatgctgcctagtctaccagcacaaggtagagagtATTCTTCGAATAGGCACatgatgtgtacccagcaattcaagaatatcaagggACTCAGCATGAGAAGAACC
This genomic stretch from Rutidosis leptorrhynchoides isolate AG116_Rl617_1_P2 chromosome 11, CSIRO_AGI_Rlap_v1, whole genome shotgun sequence harbors:
- the LOC139875193 gene encoding uncharacterized mitochondrial protein AtMg00810-like; this translates as MDEEYHALISNGTWKFNADGSMARYKARLVANGKSQQIGIDCDGTFSPVVKPATICTVLSLAGFQRSRCDSSLFVYHHGSSTSYLLLYVDDIILTASSTSLLQTIIGQLSREFSMTDLGDLNYFLGISATCSSTGMFLSRKNYSIYILKRVDMVHGKPCRTPTDTMSKLDDTGPPNADPTLYRSFAGALQYLTFTRPDISYVVQQICLFMHDPREPHFLALKCILRYLRGTLDHGLQIHVSSTDGLVAYSDADWDGCPTTHRSTSGYCVFLCDNLLSWSSKHHEVISRSSAEAEYQGVANVVAETCCNVPIG